A genome region from Prionailurus viverrinus isolate Anna chromosome A3, UM_Priviv_1.0, whole genome shotgun sequence includes the following:
- the KCNK15 gene encoding potassium channel subfamily K member 15: MRKQSVRTAALILCILSYLLVGAAVFDALESEAERGRQRLLAQKRGEFRRKYRFSAEDYRELERLALQAEPHRAGRQWKFAGSFYFAITVITTIGYGHAAPGTDSGKVFCMFYALLGIPLTLVTFQSLGERLNALVRRLLLAAKRCLGLRRPRVSTENMVVAGLLVCAATLALGAAAFAHFEGWTFFHAYYYCFITLTTIGFGDFVALQSDEALQRKPPYVAFSFLYILLGLTVIGAFLNLVVLRFLAASTDAPERATRRASPLRLGAPESRGRPPPRCPARAGGSASISSRVHRLQLGARDNLAFSPPSSPGAVGGGTVGRPPARRKSI, translated from the exons ATGAGGAAGCAGAGCGTGCGCACGGCCGCGCTCATCCTGTGCATCCTGTCCTACCTGCTGGTGGGCGCCGCGGTCTTCGACGCGCTCGAGTCCGAGGCGGAGCGCGGCCGCCAGCGGCTGCTGGCCCAGAAGCGCGGCGAGTTCCGGAGGAAGTACCGCTTCTCGGCCGAGGACTACCGCGAGCTGGAGCGCCTGGCGCTGCAGGCCGAGCCGCACCGCGCCGGCCGCCAGTGGAAGTTCGCCGGCTCCTTCTACTTCGCCATCACCGTCATCACCACCATCG GGTACGGCCACGCCGCGCCGGGCACGGACTCGGGCAAGGTCTTCTGCATGTTCTATGCGCTCCTGGGCATCCCCCTGACGCTGGTCACCTTCCAGAGCCTGGGCGAGCGCCTGAACGCGCTGGTGCGGCGCCTCCTGCTGGCGGCCAAGCGCTGCCTGGGCCTGCGGCGGCCGCGCGTGTCCACCGAGAACATGGTGGTGGCCGGGCTGCTGGTGTGCGCCGCCACCCTGGCCCTCGGGGCCGCCGCCTTCGCGCACTTCGAGGGCTGGACCTTCTTCCACGCCTACTACTACTGCTTCATCACCCTCACCACCATCGGCTTCGGTGACTTCGTGGCGCTGCAGAGCGACGAGGCGCTTCAGAGGAAGCCGCCCTACGTGGCCTTCAGCTTCCTCTACATCCTCCTGGGGCTCACGGTCATCGGCGCCTTCCTCAACCTCGTGGTCCTGCGCTTTCTGGCGGCCAGCACCGACGCGCCCGAGCGCGCCACCCGCCGCGCCAGCCCGCTCCGCCTGGGGGCGCCCGAGAGCCGCGGCCGCCCTCCTCCCCGCTGCCCTGCCCGCGCCGGGGGCTCCGCCTCCATCTCGTCCCGCGTGCACCGGCTGCAGCTGGGGGCCCGCGACAACCTGGCCTTCTCACCCCCCTCGAGCCCTGGGGCTGTGGGCGGCGGCACGGTGGGCAGGCCCCCGGCCCGGCGGAAGTCCATCTGA